The following proteins come from a genomic window of Flavobacterium crocinum:
- the rpoC gene encoding DNA-directed RNA polymerase subunit beta' codes for MMNNRNNNKDKNPVKRFNKISIGLASPESILKESRGEVLKPETINYRTHKPERDGLFCERIFGPVKDFECACGKYKRIRYKGIICDRCGVEVTEKKVRRDRVGHINLVVPIAHIWYFRSLPNKIGYILGLPSKKLDMIIYYERYVVIQPGIAKNADGESLQRLDFLTEEEYLNILDTLPQENQYLDDLDPNKFVAKMGAECIMDLLARIDLDALSYELRHSANNETSKQRKTEALKRLQVVESFRESNENRENRPEWMIMKVVPVIPPELRPLVPLDGGRFATSDLNDLYRRVIIRNNRLKRLMEIKAPEVILRNEKRMLQESVDSLFDNTRKASAVKTESNRPLKSLSDSLKGKQGRFRQNLLGKRVDYSARSVIVVGPELKLYECGLPKDMASELYKPFVIRKLIERGIVKTVKSAKKIIDKKEPVVWDILENVIKGHPVLLNRAPTLHRLGIQAFQPKLIEGKAIQLHPLVCTAFNADFDGDQMAVHLPLGPEAILEAQLLMLASHNILNPANGAPITVPSQDMVLGLYYMTKERISTEDHKIIGQDLTFYSAEEVNIALNEGRLELNARVKIRAKDFNDAGELVYKIIQTTAGRVLFNEVVPEAAGYINDVLTKKNLRDIIGHILSVTDVPTTAAFLDNMKDMGYKFAFRGGLSFSLGDIRIPEQKTKLIADAREQVEGISTNYNMGLITNNERYNQVIDVWTSANAQLTELAMKNIREDQQGFNSVYMMLDSGARGSKEQIRQLTGMRGLMAKPKKSTAGGGEIIENPILSNFKEGLSILEYFISTHGARKGLADTALKTADAGYLTRRLHDVSQDVIVNIEDCGTLRGVEVAALKKNEEIVESLGERILGRVALQDVINPLTNEVMVKSGEQITEAIMRTIEASPIEKVEVRSPLTCEALKGICAKCYGRNLATGKMTQRGEAVGVIAAQSIGEPGTQLTLRTFHVGGVAGGISEESSIVTRFAGRLEIEDLKTVKGEDGEGNSVDIVVSRSTELKLVDEKTGIVLNTHNIPYGSSIFVGDGETVAKGTVICKWDPYNGVIVSEFTGKIAYEDLEQGQSFMVEIDEQTGFQEKVISEARNKKLIPTLLVYGKEGELIRSYNLPVGAHLMVENGEKIKAGKVLVKIPRRSSKAGDITGGLPRITELLEARNPSNPAVVSEIDGVVSFGKIKRGNREIVIESKFGEIKKYLVKLSSQILVQENDFVRAGVPLSDGAITPDDILRIQGPAAVQQYLVNEIQEVYRLQGVKINDKHFEVVIRQMMRKVKVEDPGDTLFLEDQLIHTKDFILQNDKLYGMKVVEDAGDSSVLKPGQIITPRELRDENSLLKRTDKNLVVARDVITATATPVLQGITRASLQTKSFISAASFQETTKVLNEAAVAGKVDDLEGLKENVIVGHRIPAGTGMREYDNTIVGSKDDYNEMMANKEEYIY; via the coding sequence ATGATGAATAACAGAAACAATAATAAAGATAAGAATCCAGTAAAAAGATTTAACAAAATTTCTATTGGATTGGCTTCACCAGAATCTATCTTGAAAGAATCAAGAGGAGAGGTTTTAAAGCCAGAAACAATCAACTATAGAACGCACAAACCAGAGCGTGACGGACTTTTCTGCGAAAGAATCTTCGGACCAGTAAAAGATTTCGAATGTGCTTGTGGTAAGTATAAAAGAATTCGTTACAAAGGTATCATCTGTGACCGTTGTGGTGTTGAAGTTACTGAGAAAAAAGTACGTCGTGATAGAGTAGGACACATCAACCTTGTTGTGCCAATCGCTCACATCTGGTACTTCCGTTCTCTTCCAAACAAAATTGGTTATATCCTTGGTCTTCCATCTAAGAAATTAGATATGATCATTTACTACGAAAGATACGTAGTAATTCAGCCAGGTATCGCTAAAAATGCAGATGGAGAATCATTACAAAGATTAGATTTCTTAACTGAAGAAGAATACTTAAATATTTTAGATACTCTTCCACAGGAAAACCAATATTTAGATGATTTAGATCCTAATAAATTTGTTGCCAAAATGGGAGCAGAGTGTATTATGGATTTATTAGCTCGTATTGACCTAGATGCTTTATCTTATGAATTAAGACACAGCGCTAACAACGAGACTTCAAAACAAAGAAAAACTGAGGCTTTAAAAAGATTACAAGTTGTGGAGTCTTTCCGTGAGTCTAACGAAAACCGCGAAAACCGTCCAGAATGGATGATTATGAAAGTGGTTCCAGTTATCCCGCCAGAATTACGTCCGCTTGTGCCACTTGATGGAGGTCGTTTTGCAACTTCAGATTTGAACGATTTATATCGTCGTGTAATCATCCGTAACAACCGTTTGAAAAGATTAATGGAGATTAAAGCTCCAGAAGTTATCTTAAGAAACGAGAAACGTATGTTACAAGAATCTGTAGATTCATTATTTGATAACACTCGTAAAGCTTCTGCTGTTAAAACAGAATCTAACAGACCATTAAAATCATTATCTGACTCATTAAAAGGTAAGCAAGGACGTTTCCGTCAAAACTTACTTGGTAAACGTGTGGATTATTCTGCTCGTTCGGTAATTGTCGTTGGTCCTGAGTTAAAATTATACGAATGCGGATTGCCAAAAGATATGGCTTCTGAGTTATACAAACCTTTCGTTATCCGTAAGTTGATCGAAAGAGGTATTGTAAAAACAGTAAAATCTGCTAAGAAAATCATTGACAAAAAAGAGCCTGTAGTTTGGGATATCCTTGAAAACGTAATTAAAGGACACCCAGTATTACTAAACCGTGCTCCTACTTTGCACAGACTTGGTATTCAGGCTTTCCAGCCAAAATTAATTGAAGGAAAAGCGATCCAGTTACACCCATTAGTATGTACGGCATTCAACGCCGATTTCGATGGTGACCAGATGGCGGTTCACTTACCATTAGGGCCAGAGGCTATTTTAGAGGCACAATTATTAATGTTGGCTTCTCACAATATCTTGAACCCTGCAAATGGTGCTCCAATTACTGTACCTTCTCAGGACATGGTCTTGGGTCTATATTATATGACCAAAGAGCGTATCTCAACAGAAGATCACAAAATTATTGGTCAGGATTTAACTTTCTATTCTGCTGAAGAAGTAAATATTGCATTAAACGAAGGAAGATTAGAATTGAATGCTCGTGTGAAAATTAGAGCAAAAGATTTTAATGACGCTGGAGAATTAGTGTACAAAATCATTCAAACAACTGCAGGACGTGTATTATTTAACGAAGTAGTACCTGAAGCAGCTGGATATATCAACGACGTATTGACTAAGAAAAACCTTAGAGATATTATCGGACACATTTTAAGTGTGACTGATGTACCTACAACGGCAGCTTTCTTGGATAATATGAAAGATATGGGTTATAAATTTGCATTTAGAGGAGGTTTATCATTCTCTTTAGGTGATATTAGAATTCCAGAACAAAAAACGAAGTTAATTGCAGATGCCAGAGAGCAAGTTGAAGGTATCTCAACTAACTATAACATGGGTCTTATCACAAATAACGAGCGTTACAACCAAGTTATTGACGTATGGACTTCGGCAAATGCTCAGTTAACAGAGTTAGCAATGAAAAATATTAGAGAAGACCAACAAGGTTTCAACTCTGTATATATGATGCTTGACTCTGGGGCGAGGGGTTCTAAGGAGCAGATTCGTCAGTTAACTGGTATGCGTGGTTTGATGGCTAAGCCTAAAAAATCTACTGCTGGTGGTGGTGAGATTATTGAAAACCCGATTCTTTCTAACTTTAAGGAAGGTCTTTCGATCCTTGAGTACTTCATTTCTACTCACGGTGCTCGTAAAGGTCTTGCGGATACGGCTCTTAAAACGGCCGATGCTGGTTACTTGACAAGAAGGCTTCATGACGTTTCTCAAGATGTTATTGTTAACATCGAAGATTGTGGAACTTTAAGAGGTGTTGAAGTTGCTGCATTGAAGAAAAATGAGGAAATCGTTGAATCTTTAGGAGAGAGAATTTTAGGACGTGTTGCATTACAAGACGTTATTAATCCTCTTACTAACGAAGTAATGGTTAAATCTGGAGAACAAATTACTGAAGCAATTATGAGAACTATCGAAGCTTCTCCAATTGAAAAAGTAGAAGTTAGATCTCCATTAACTTGTGAAGCTTTAAAAGGTATTTGTGCGAAATGTTACGGTAGAAACTTAGCTACTGGTAAGATGACACAAAGAGGTGAAGCTGTCGGAGTTATTGCAGCTCAGTCTATTGGAGAGCCAGGTACACAGTTGACACTTCGTACGTTCCACGTTGGAGGGGTTGCCGGAGGTATTTCTGAAGAATCTAGTATTGTTACAAGATTCGCAGGTAGACTTGAAATTGAAGATTTAAAAACAGTTAAAGGAGAAGACGGAGAAGGTAACTCTGTTGATATCGTAGTTTCACGTTCAACGGAATTAAAATTAGTTGACGAGAAAACTGGAATTGTTTTAAATACACATAACATTCCTTACGGTTCTAGTATCTTCGTTGGAGATGGAGAAACTGTAGCTAAAGGAACTGTAATCTGTAAATGGGATCCATATAACGGTGTAATTGTTTCTGAATTTACTGGTAAGATTGCTTACGAGGATTTAGAGCAAGGACAATCGTTCATGGTGGAGATTGATGAGCAGACTGGTTTCCAGGAAAAAGTAATTTCTGAGGCTAGAAACAAAAAATTAATCCCAACTTTATTAGTTTATGGTAAAGAAGGTGAATTGATTCGTTCTTACAACTTGCCAGTAGGTGCACACTTAATGGTTGAAAACGGTGAGAAAATTAAAGCAGGTAAAGTATTAGTAAAAATCCCACGTCGTTCTTCTAAAGCAGGAGATATCACGGGAGGTTTACCAAGAATTACTGAGCTTTTAGAGGCTCGTAACCCTTCAAACCCAGCAGTTGTATCTGAAATTGATGGAGTTGTATCTTTCGGTAAAATCAAAAGAGGTAACCGTGAGATCGTTATCGAATCTAAATTTGGTGAGATTAAAAAGTATTTAGTTAAACTTTCAAGCCAAATCTTAGTGCAAGAAAATGACTTCGTAAGAGCGGGAGTTCCATTGTCTGATGGTGCAATTACACCAGATGATATCTTGAGAATTCAAGGACCAGCAGCTGTTCAACAGTACCTGGTAAATGAAATTCAAGAGGTTTACCGTCTACAAGGGGTAAAAATTAATGACAAACACTTTGAGGTTGTAATTCGTCAAATGATGCGTAAAGTTAAGGTTGAAGATCCAGGAGATACTCTATTCTTAGAAGATCAATTGATCCACACTAAAGACTTTATCCTTCAAAATGATAAATTATACGGAATGAAAGTGGTTGAAGATGCCGGAGATTCTTCAGTATTGAAACCAGGTCAGATTATTACGCCTCGTGAATTACGTGATGAAAATTCATTATTGAAACGTACAGATAAAAATCTTGTTGTAGCAAGAGATGTAATTACTGCAACTGCTACGCCAGTTCTTCAAGGTATTACAAGAGCTTCGTTACAAACTAAATCATTCATTTCTGCGGCTTCATTCCAGGAGACAACGAAAGTACTTAACGAAGCTGCAGTAGCTGGTAAAGTAGATGACTTAGAAGGATTAAAAGAAAATGTAATTGTTGGACACAGAATTCCTGCGGGAACTGGTATGAGAGAATACGATAACACTATCGTAGGATCTAAAGACGATTACAACGAAATGATGGCTAATAAAGAAGAATACATTTATTAA
- a CDS encoding DUF3467 domain-containing protein, whose protein sequence is MSNPKQQQEQINIELDETIAEGIYSNLAIINHSSSEFVLDFVSIMPGIPKAKVKSRIVLTPQHAKRLLRAIGENIHRFEAAHGEIKETEQAPIPLNFGPTGQA, encoded by the coding sequence ATGAGTAATCCGAAACAACAACAAGAGCAAATTAATATTGAGTTAGACGAAACTATTGCAGAAGGAATTTATTCTAATCTTGCAATTATTAATCACTCATCATCAGAGTTTGTTTTAGATTTTGTAAGTATTATGCCGGGGATTCCTAAAGCCAAGGTAAAGTCAAGAATTGTTTTGACACCACAACATGCTAAAAGATTATTAAGAGCAATAGGTGAAAATATCCATCGATTTGAAGCCGCTCATGGCGAAATAAAAGAAACGGAACAAGCACCAATTCCGCTTAATTTTGGTCCGACAGGACAAGCATAA
- a CDS encoding peptide chain release factor 3: MSFLKEIQRRRTFGIISHPDAGKTTLTEKLLLFGGAIQEAGAVKNNKIKKGATSDFMEIERQRGISVSTSVLAFNYKDKKINILDTPGHKDFAEDTFRTLTAVDSVIVVIDVAKGVEEQTEKLVAVCRMRNIPMIVFINKLDREGKDAFDLMDEVEQKLGLKVTPLSFPIGMGYDFQGIYNLWEENINLFSGDSRKNIEETIAFSDVQNNPELDKIVGEKAANKLREELELIDEVYPKFERQDYLDGKIQPVFFGSALNNFGVRELLDCFITIAPSPRAKDSETRTVEPTEEKMSGFVFKIHANMDPKHRDRLAFIKIVSGTFERNKPYYHVRQKKNLKFSSPNAFFAEKKEIVDISYPGDIVGLHDTGNFKIGDTLTEGEIMSFKGIPSFSPEHFRYINNADPMKAKQLEKGVDQLMDEGVAQLFTLEMNNRKVIGTVGALQYEVIQYRLEHEYGAKCTYENFPVHKACWVKPDDAKNEEFKEFKRIKQKFLAHDKYGQLVFLADSDFTIQMTQSKYPTVKLYFTSEFD, encoded by the coding sequence ATGAGCTTTTTAAAAGAAATACAACGCAGAAGAACATTTGGAATTATCTCGCACCCCGATGCCGGTAAAACTACATTAACTGAAAAATTACTGTTATTTGGAGGGGCTATTCAGGAAGCGGGAGCGGTAAAGAATAACAAAATTAAAAAAGGAGCAACGAGTGACTTTATGGAAATCGAACGCCAAAGAGGTATCTCGGTTTCTACTTCTGTGCTTGCTTTTAATTATAAAGATAAAAAAATTAATATCCTTGATACTCCCGGGCACAAGGATTTTGCTGAGGATACATTCAGAACTTTAACTGCTGTTGACAGTGTAATTGTTGTAATCGACGTTGCAAAAGGGGTTGAGGAACAAACAGAAAAACTGGTTGCTGTTTGTAGAATGCGTAACATTCCGATGATTGTTTTCATCAACAAATTAGACCGTGAAGGTAAAGATGCTTTTGATCTAATGGATGAAGTAGAACAAAAGTTAGGTTTGAAAGTAACCCCTCTAAGTTTCCCAATTGGAATGGGTTACGATTTCCAGGGAATTTATAATCTTTGGGAAGAAAACATCAATCTTTTCAGCGGGGACAGTCGTAAAAATATTGAAGAAACAATTGCTTTTTCTGACGTACAAAACAATCCTGAATTAGATAAAATTGTTGGAGAAAAAGCAGCTAATAAACTTCGTGAAGAACTAGAATTGATTGATGAAGTTTACCCAAAATTTGAGCGTCAGGATTATTTGGATGGAAAAATTCAGCCAGTTTTCTTTGGTTCAGCCTTAAATAACTTTGGAGTTCGCGAATTATTAGATTGTTTTATTACAATTGCTCCATCTCCAAGAGCAAAAGATTCTGAAACTAGAACAGTTGAGCCTACAGAAGAAAAAATGTCCGGATTTGTTTTCAAAATCCACGCCAATATGGATCCAAAACACCGCGATCGTTTAGCATTTATCAAAATTGTTTCCGGAACTTTCGAAAGAAACAAACCTTATTATCATGTTCGTCAAAAGAAAAATCTAAAATTTTCTAGTCCAAACGCATTCTTTGCAGAGAAAAAAGAGATTGTTGATATTTCTTACCCTGGAGATATTGTTGGTCTTCATGATACTGGAAACTTTAAAATTGGAGATACATTAACTGAAGGCGAAATCATGAGCTTTAAAGGTATCCCAAGTTTCTCTCCAGAACACTTTAGATACATTAACAATGCCGATCCGATGAAAGCTAAACAATTAGAAAAAGGAGTCGATCAGTTAATGGATGAAGGTGTTGCTCAGTTATTTACTTTAGAGATGAATAATCGTAAAGTTATTGGAACAGTTGGAGCACTTCAGTATGAGGTTATTCAATATCGTTTAGAGCATGAATATGGGGCAAAATGTACTTACGAGAACTTCCCTGTACATAAAGCTTGCTGGGTAAAACCTGATGATGCCAAAAATGAAGAATTCAAAGAATTTAAACGTATCAAACAAAAATTCTTAGCTCATGATAAATACGGACAATTAGTATTTTTAGCTGATTCTGATTTTACCATTCAAATGACACAAAGTAAATATCCAACTGTGAAATTATACTTTACTTCGGAGTTTGATTAA
- a CDS encoding peptidylprolyl isomerase yields MSLKKLQLKTIDYKFVLTVCFFLFFAPIITAQEIIPDVVAQKPAETPTGGKLKVDGIIATVGDYIVLDSDIDKGFLEITAQGGSVKDITRCQMLGKLLEDKLYAHQAIQDSIIVSDAEVRGMMEERLNYMTQQVGGDISKVVEYYKKSSVEEFKTYFADILKEQKLASEMRDKIIKDVEITPEEVRNFFKKIPKDDLPTFGAEMEVAQIVVEPKISAEDKKKVIDRLNSIRQDVLDGSSFATKAVLYSQDPGSSPNGGYYKMTRKTPFVKEFKDVAFSLQAGEISQPFETTFGFHIIMVEKIKGQEVELRHILIAPTVSEAALKEAKERITNIRNKIVGNEITFADAARTESDEKETRANGGTLVNPTTQDTRFELTKMDPTLYSQVSNLKGNEVSQPILNTDDKGKKTYKLITVTNRIDEHTADYAKDYTKIKELALKEKQINAIAKWFDNKIKDTYIKIIGEYKQCEFANNWLKK; encoded by the coding sequence ATGTCATTAAAAAAATTACAGCTAAAAACAATTGATTACAAGTTCGTATTAACAGTTTGTTTTTTTCTTTTTTTTGCTCCAATTATTACAGCACAAGAAATAATTCCGGATGTGGTTGCTCAAAAACCGGCTGAAACGCCTACAGGTGGAAAATTAAAAGTAGATGGAATTATAGCAACTGTAGGAGACTATATTGTTTTAGATTCAGATATCGACAAAGGATTTTTAGAAATTACTGCACAGGGAGGATCTGTAAAAGACATTACAAGATGTCAAATGCTTGGAAAACTTCTTGAAGATAAATTATATGCTCACCAGGCAATTCAGGATAGTATTATTGTAAGTGATGCCGAAGTTAGAGGTATGATGGAAGAGCGTTTAAATTATATGACGCAGCAAGTAGGAGGGGATATCAGCAAAGTTGTTGAATACTATAAAAAGAGCTCTGTAGAAGAATTCAAAACTTATTTTGCAGACATCTTAAAAGAGCAGAAGCTTGCCTCAGAAATGAGAGATAAAATCATTAAAGATGTAGAAATTACTCCGGAAGAGGTTCGTAATTTCTTTAAGAAAATACCAAAAGATGACTTGCCAACTTTTGGAGCTGAAATGGAAGTAGCACAGATTGTTGTAGAACCTAAAATCTCAGCTGAGGACAAGAAAAAAGTTATTGATAGATTAAATTCGATAAGACAAGATGTATTGGATGGTTCTAGTTTTGCTACAAAAGCAGTATTATATTCTCAGGATCCCGGATCTTCTCCAAACGGAGGTTATTACAAAATGACAAGAAAAACTCCTTTTGTGAAAGAATTTAAGGATGTTGCTTTTAGCTTGCAGGCAGGAGAGATTTCTCAACCATTTGAAACAACTTTTGGATTCCATATTATTATGGTAGAGAAAATTAAAGGACAAGAAGTTGAATTGCGTCATATTTTGATTGCCCCAACTGTTTCTGAAGCAGCCTTAAAAGAAGCAAAAGAAAGAATTACTAATATCAGAAATAAAATTGTTGGTAACGAAATAACATTTGCAGATGCTGCAAGAACAGAATCTGATGAGAAGGAAACAAGAGCAAACGGAGGAACTTTGGTGAATCCTACCACTCAGGATACACGTTTTGAATTAACAAAAATGGATCCAACTTTATACAGTCAAGTTTCTAATTTAAAAGGGAATGAAGTTTCTCAACCGATTTTAAATACAGATGATAAAGGTAAAAAGACATATAAGTTGATTACAGTTACAAATCGTATTGATGAGCACACTGCAGATTATGCTAAAGATTATACCAAAATCAAAGAATTAGCATTGAAAGAAAAACAGATTAATGCAATTGCAAAATGGTTTGATAATAAGATTAAAGACACTTACATTAAAATTATTGGCGAATACAAACAATGTGAATTCGCAAACAACTGGTTGAAAAAATAA
- a CDS encoding AAA family ATPase: MSDVTAIHNLVQKRNELKKEIAKIIVGQDAVVDQILLCIFSGGHALLIGVPGLAKTLMINTLSQALGLDFKRIQFTPDLMPSDILGSEILDENRNFKFIKGPIFSNIILADEINRTPPKTQAALLEAMQERSVTIAGQHHKLDLPYFVLATQNPIEQEGTYPLPEAQLDRFMFAIKLEYPTFEEEVQVVKRTTSDAKTVINPLFTAQEIIDFQHLIRRIPVADNVIEYAVTLVSKTRPDNALTNDFVKNYLDWGAGPRASQNLILAAKAHAAFNGKFSPDIEDVQAVATGILRHRIIKNYKADAEGITEEVIIKKLM; encoded by the coding sequence ATGTCTGACGTAACAGCAATTCACAATTTAGTTCAAAAAAGAAACGAATTAAAAAAAGAGATAGCGAAAATAATTGTAGGGCAGGACGCCGTTGTAGATCAAATTTTACTTTGTATATTTTCAGGAGGACATGCACTTTTGATTGGAGTTCCGGGCTTGGCAAAAACCTTAATGATAAATACATTATCTCAAGCTTTAGGTTTAGATTTTAAAAGAATTCAGTTTACTCCCGATTTAATGCCTTCTGATATTTTAGGAAGTGAGATTTTGGATGAAAATAGAAATTTCAAATTCATAAAAGGGCCAATTTTTTCTAATATTATTTTAGCAGACGAGATCAACAGAACGCCGCCTAAAACGCAAGCTGCTTTACTTGAGGCTATGCAGGAAAGATCGGTAACTATTGCCGGACAACACCATAAATTAGATTTGCCTTATTTTGTTTTGGCAACTCAAAATCCAATTGAACAAGAAGGAACATACCCGTTGCCTGAAGCACAATTAGATCGTTTTATGTTTGCTATAAAACTAGAGTATCCAACTTTCGAAGAAGAAGTTCAGGTAGTAAAAAGAACAACATCTGATGCAAAAACTGTAATTAATCCATTGTTTACAGCGCAGGAAATTATCGATTTTCAACACTTAATCCGTAGAATTCCTGTAGCAGATAATGTTATTGAATATGCTGTTACTTTAGTAAGTAAAACCCGTCCTGATAATGCTTTGACAAATGATTTTGTTAAGAATTATTTAGATTGGGGCGCAGGACCAAGAGCTTCGCAAAACTTAATTTTGGCAGCAAAAGCACATGCGGCTTTTAACGGTAAATTCTCACCAGATATTGAAGATGTTCAGGCTGTGGCAACTGGAATTTTGCGTCATAGAATTATTAAAAATTATAAAGCAGATGCTGAAGGAATAACAGAAGAAGTTATTATCAAGAAGTTGATGTAA
- the xrtN gene encoding exosortase N, with the protein MTLLLQSYQKSIAILAITILLVINYTIVLAGLDNNFFGIIFSILLFLYAGRKTTLKLSYPLLGVIFLLEFISYRLHTKSLHFYALLLLICFIYYSFTRRFSFIAFICLFLFSSIFDQLFNYLTVEIKQTLCYGVYHTLKNFLPITKIEGVNFYINDAKISIDTACMGLSMFKTGLLSGAFLLTLEERKQQKYFSILQILVFCSVLVILNIVSNYFRIITLVLFNCTEENILHHTIGIVCFVFYQIAPILFLIRFFIPKKDEISSIKIQQKFTTILFATGILFITSFEIKKQQNYSLLENLNPSYNVKNGVWINNEVFKITTPETLTYIKTPIHKPLICWTGNGYKIIESKEISIKNEKIWLTKMEKDNVLYFSYWWYEYDHKKYTSLTKVLLLKLFNNKTLRLINETSIKELE; encoded by the coding sequence ATGACTTTATTGCTGCAATCTTATCAAAAATCAATTGCTATTCTGGCTATTACAATACTGTTAGTCATAAACTATACTATTGTATTAGCCGGACTAGACAATAATTTCTTTGGAATCATTTTTTCCATTTTGCTGTTTCTTTATGCAGGAAGAAAAACGACTCTGAAATTGAGTTACCCTCTTCTTGGAGTGATTTTTTTATTGGAATTTATCAGCTATAGACTACATACAAAGTCACTACATTTTTATGCTTTACTATTACTGATATGTTTTATTTATTACAGTTTTACCAGAAGATTTTCTTTTATTGCTTTTATCTGTCTCTTTTTGTTTTCTTCAATTTTTGACCAATTATTTAATTATCTTACTGTCGAAATAAAACAAACACTTTGTTATGGAGTCTATCATACATTAAAGAACTTTCTTCCGATAACAAAAATCGAGGGTGTCAATTTTTATATTAATGATGCAAAAATTTCTATTGATACGGCTTGCATGGGTTTGTCGATGTTTAAAACCGGATTACTTTCGGGAGCTTTTTTACTGACTTTAGAAGAACGAAAACAACAAAAATATTTTAGCATACTGCAAATTTTAGTTTTTTGCAGTGTTTTAGTTATTCTGAATATTGTTTCTAATTATTTCAGGATTATCACATTAGTTTTATTCAATTGTACCGAAGAAAATATTCTGCACCATACCATCGGAATTGTGTGCTTTGTCTTTTATCAAATTGCTCCCATTTTATTCCTCATTCGATTTTTTATTCCAAAAAAAGATGAAATAAGCAGCATCAAGATTCAGCAAAAATTTACAACGATACTATTTGCGACTGGAATTTTATTCATTACCTCTTTCGAAATTAAAAAACAACAAAATTATTCTTTATTAGAAAATCTAAATCCATCTTATAATGTCAAAAATGGTGTTTGGATAAACAATGAAGTTTTTAAAATCACAACTCCCGAAACTTTAACCTATATAAAAACCCCAATTCACAAACCGTTAATTTGCTGGACTGGAAATGGATATAAAATTATAGAATCTAAGGAAATCAGCATAAAAAATGAGAAAATATGGCTGACAAAAATGGAAAAGGACAATGTTCTATATTTCTCTTACTGGTGGTACGAATATGATCATAAAAAATATACATCACTCACCAAGGTTTTGCTATTAAAACTCTTTAATAACAAAACGTTACGTTTAATAAACGAAACGAGTATTAAAGAACTGGAATAA